A window from Leifsonia shinshuensis encodes these proteins:
- a CDS encoding ABC transporter ATP-binding protein, whose translation MPKGVFAESGADLRLDGITKRFPGFTAIEDLSLTIPAGSFFALLGPSGCGKTTTLRLVAGLEEPTAGRIMIGGEDVTRTKPFQRPVNTVFQSYALFPHMTILENVAFGLRRRRIGDPVAKAHEALRLVELDHLAARRPAQLSGGQQQRVALARAIVNRPALLLLDEPLGALDLKLRRQMQLELKSIQTEVGLTFVHVTHDQEEAMTMADTVAVMNKGRIEQMGSPEILYELPSTVFVANFLGQSNLFAGPVRDASGELLGVDVGGERIQVPRARAQRTSGFVTVGVRPEKLTLHETPETIPSGANRLGPGRVTDVSFSGVSTQYLVDVPGLGTIVVFAQNTASGPIAGLGAEVWVAWDAGHTFVLADEPPADGRFSDDADTQAIAAQARERMLTELEEA comes from the coding sequence ATGCCGAAGGGAGTCTTCGCCGAATCCGGCGCCGATCTGCGGCTGGACGGCATCACCAAGCGGTTCCCGGGCTTCACCGCCATCGAGGACCTCAGCCTCACCATCCCGGCCGGCTCGTTCTTCGCCCTGCTGGGGCCGAGCGGATGCGGCAAGACCACCACCCTGCGCCTGGTGGCGGGGCTCGAGGAGCCCACCGCCGGCCGCATCATGATCGGCGGCGAGGATGTGACGCGCACCAAGCCGTTCCAGCGTCCCGTCAACACGGTGTTCCAGAGCTATGCGCTCTTCCCGCACATGACGATCCTCGAGAACGTCGCGTTCGGGCTGCGCCGCCGCCGCATCGGCGACCCGGTCGCCAAGGCGCACGAGGCGCTGCGGCTGGTCGAGCTCGACCACCTGGCCGCGCGGCGGCCCGCGCAGCTCTCCGGCGGCCAGCAGCAGCGGGTGGCGCTCGCCCGCGCCATCGTCAATCGGCCGGCACTGCTTCTGCTGGACGAGCCGCTCGGCGCGCTCGACCTCAAGCTCCGGCGGCAGATGCAGCTGGAGCTGAAGTCCATCCAGACCGAGGTCGGCCTCACCTTCGTGCACGTCACGCACGATCAGGAGGAGGCCATGACCATGGCCGACACCGTCGCGGTGATGAACAAGGGCCGGATCGAGCAGATGGGCTCGCCCGAGATCCTGTACGAGCTGCCGTCGACGGTGTTCGTCGCGAACTTCCTGGGCCAGTCGAACCTGTTCGCCGGTCCGGTCCGCGACGCGTCGGGCGAGCTGCTCGGCGTGGACGTCGGGGGAGAGCGCATCCAGGTGCCGCGTGCCCGCGCCCAGCGCACCAGCGGCTTCGTCACCGTGGGCGTGCGCCCGGAGAAGCTGACCCTGCACGAGACCCCGGAGACGATCCCGTCGGGCGCGAACCGCCTCGGGCCCGGCCGGGTTACGGACGTGTCGTTCAGCGGTGTGAGCACGCAGTACCTGGTGGATGTGCCCGGTCTCGGCACCATCGTGGTGTTCGCGCAGAACACGGCCAGCGGACCGATCGCCGGCCTCGGCGCCGAGGTCTGGGTGGCCTGGGACGCCGGGCACACCTTCGTGCTCGCCGACGAGCCGCCCGCGGATGGGCGCTTCTCCGACGACGCCGACACCCAGGCGATCGCGGCCCAGGCCCGGGAGCGGATGCTCACGGAGCTGGAGGAGGCGTAA
- the gabT gene encoding 4-aminobutyrate--2-oxoglutarate transaminase encodes MTDTVSTPAPVYSVPQERRIVTAIPGPKSQELHERRLAVVPTGVSSALPVYIARANGAILVDVDGNQFIDFGAGIGVTTVGHTETAVVEAAAGQLQDVIHTLFTITPYEEYVRVAELLAAHTPGDHAKKTVLVNSGAEAVENGVKIARKYTGRRAVAVLDHAYHGRTNLTMAMNYKAMPYATGFGPFAGDVYHAPNSYPYRDGLSGAEAAARTIAYLEKVVGASDLACLAAEPIQGEGGFIVPAEGYLAALQEWCTANGVVFIADEIQSGMARTGAYYASEHFGVVPDLVLSAKGIAGGLPLAAVTGRAEIMDSAQPGGLGGTFGGNPVAAAAAIAVFETIERNDLLAEGQRIEKALKPALEALQQKHDIIGEVRGIGAMIAIELVKPGTAQTTKEPNPEAVNAIVAAAAQQGILFLNAGTWGNVLRFLPSLAVSDELIADAVSVIDDAISAL; translated from the coding sequence ATGACTGACACCGTGAGCACCCCCGCGCCCGTCTACTCCGTTCCACAAGAACGCCGCATCGTGACCGCCATCCCCGGCCCCAAGTCGCAGGAGCTGCACGAGCGCCGGCTGGCCGTCGTGCCGACCGGCGTCTCCTCTGCGCTGCCCGTGTACATCGCCCGGGCCAACGGCGCGATCCTGGTGGATGTGGACGGCAACCAGTTCATCGACTTCGGCGCCGGCATCGGCGTCACCACGGTGGGCCACACCGAGACCGCGGTCGTCGAGGCCGCCGCCGGGCAGCTGCAGGACGTCATCCACACGCTCTTCACCATCACCCCGTACGAGGAGTACGTGCGCGTCGCCGAGCTGCTCGCCGCCCACACCCCCGGCGACCACGCCAAGAAGACCGTGCTCGTCAACTCGGGCGCCGAGGCCGTCGAGAACGGCGTGAAGATCGCCCGCAAATACACGGGCCGCCGCGCGGTCGCCGTGCTCGACCACGCGTACCACGGCCGCACGAACCTGACGATGGCCATGAACTACAAGGCCATGCCGTACGCGACCGGCTTCGGACCGTTCGCCGGCGACGTCTACCACGCGCCGAACTCCTACCCGTACCGCGACGGGCTGAGCGGCGCCGAGGCGGCCGCCCGGACGATCGCGTACCTCGAGAAGGTCGTCGGCGCCTCCGACCTGGCCTGCCTCGCCGCCGAGCCGATCCAGGGCGAGGGCGGCTTCATCGTCCCGGCCGAGGGCTACCTGGCCGCGCTGCAGGAGTGGTGCACGGCCAACGGCGTCGTGTTCATCGCCGACGAGATCCAGAGCGGGATGGCGCGCACCGGCGCGTACTACGCCAGCGAGCACTTCGGGGTCGTCCCGGACCTCGTGCTGAGCGCCAAGGGCATCGCCGGCGGCCTGCCGCTCGCGGCCGTCACGGGACGCGCCGAGATCATGGACTCGGCGCAGCCCGGCGGCCTCGGCGGCACGTTCGGCGGCAACCCGGTCGCCGCGGCGGCCGCGATCGCGGTGTTCGAGACAATCGAGCGCAACGACCTCCTCGCCGAGGGGCAGCGCATCGAGAAGGCGCTGAAGCCGGCCCTCGAGGCCCTCCAGCAGAAGCACGACATCATCGGCGAGGTCCGCGGGATCGGCGCCATGATCGCGATCGAGCTGGTCAAGCCGGGCACCGCCCAGACCACCAAGGAGCCGAACCCCGAGGCGGTCAACGCGATCGTCGCGGCGGCGGCGCAGCAGGGCATCCTGTTCCTGAACGCCGGCACGTGGGGCAACGTCCTGCGCTTCCTGCCCAGCCTGGCCGTCTCGGACGAGCTGATCGCCGACGCCGTCTCGGTGATCGACGACGCCATCTCGGCCCTGTGA
- the ald gene encoding alanine dehydrogenase, whose translation MKVAIPREIKNNEFRVAITPAGVHDLVGAGHEVFVETGAGVGSSIPDELYAGAGATILPDARSTWEAGDLILKVKEPIESEYGYFRRGLVLFTYLHLAADEALTRALVDSGVTAIAYETVQLPTRALPLLAPMSEVAGRLAPIVGANTMLKPNGGPGLLVPGVPGTHPAVVTVLGGGVAGTNAISVAVGLGAEVTVLDTNIQRLRELDALYAGRIKTIASNSFEIDKAVVASDLVIGSVLVPGAKAPKLVTNEMVSRMKAGSVLVDIAVDQGGCFEDSHPTTHADPTFTVHQSVFYCVANMPGAVPHTSTYALTNATLPYARAIANRGWQEALRADASLALGLNVHDGRVTNEGVASAHGLEAVAVADALA comes from the coding sequence ATGAAGGTCGCGATCCCCCGCGAGATCAAGAACAACGAGTTCCGGGTGGCGATCACGCCGGCCGGAGTCCACGACCTGGTTGGGGCGGGTCACGAGGTCTTCGTCGAGACCGGCGCGGGCGTCGGCTCCTCCATCCCCGACGAGCTGTACGCCGGAGCCGGAGCGACCATCCTGCCCGACGCCCGGTCGACCTGGGAGGCCGGCGACCTCATCCTGAAGGTGAAGGAGCCGATCGAGAGCGAGTACGGGTACTTCCGCCGCGGCCTCGTCCTCTTCACCTACCTGCACCTCGCCGCGGACGAGGCGCTCACCCGCGCGCTCGTGGACAGCGGTGTCACCGCGATCGCCTACGAGACGGTCCAGCTGCCGACCCGCGCCCTGCCGCTCCTCGCCCCGATGAGCGAGGTCGCCGGACGGCTCGCGCCCATCGTCGGCGCGAACACGATGCTGAAGCCGAACGGCGGCCCCGGCCTGCTGGTGCCGGGCGTCCCCGGCACGCACCCGGCCGTCGTGACCGTGCTCGGCGGCGGCGTCGCCGGCACCAACGCCATCTCCGTCGCGGTCGGACTCGGCGCCGAGGTCACCGTGCTCGACACGAACATCCAGCGCCTCCGCGAGCTCGACGCCCTGTACGCGGGACGGATCAAGACGATCGCGTCGAACAGCTTCGAGATCGACAAGGCCGTCGTCGCCTCCGACCTCGTCATCGGCTCGGTGCTCGTGCCCGGTGCGAAGGCGCCGAAGCTCGTCACCAACGAGATGGTGTCCCGGATGAAGGCGGGCAGCGTGCTCGTCGACATCGCGGTGGACCAGGGCGGCTGCTTCGAGGACTCCCACCCCACCACGCACGCCGACCCCACCTTCACGGTGCACCAGTCGGTGTTCTACTGCGTCGCCAACATGCCGGGTGCGGTCCCCCACACCTCCACCTACGCGCTGACCAATGCGACGCTCCCCTACGCGCGCGCCATCGCCAACCGCGGCTGGCAGGAGGCGCTCCGCGCGGACGCGTCCCTCGCGCTCGGCCTCAACGTGCACGACGGGCGCGTCACGAACGAGGGCGTGGCCTCCGCGCACGGCCTCGAGGCCGTCGCCGTGGCGGACGCCCTGGCGTAG
- a CDS encoding FKBP-type peptidyl-prolyl cis-trans isomerase — MRTSLKALTATASAALLVAGLAGCSSAAPAATSTPAANACQNVKSGTASKSVKVTGDYRATPKVTFDAPLKTTDVERTVVITGHGAEAKGGSSVDIALAAYNGTTGKELTAPQGFDGSAAATIQVNDKAYVPGLVRAVECLPTGSRVVLTAPAKDAFGNQDLSQLGLTTKDSVVFVADVVSLTPTRADGTPVAPTAGFPTVKLNTKTGEPAITIPKADPPTETKIALLKQGDGETVQPGDTVTVQYKGVLWRNGEMFDSSWSRGAPASFQTTGVVAGFKKALEGQKVGSQVIAIVPPADGYGSAGSGEIKATDTMVFVIDILKTTR; from the coding sequence GTGCGTACCTCTCTCAAGGCCCTGACCGCGACCGCGTCGGCCGCCCTCCTCGTCGCCGGACTCGCGGGCTGCAGCTCCGCCGCTCCCGCCGCCACGTCGACCCCCGCCGCGAACGCGTGCCAGAACGTCAAGTCGGGCACGGCGTCGAAGTCGGTGAAGGTGACCGGCGACTACCGCGCGACCCCCAAGGTCACGTTCGACGCGCCGCTCAAGACCACCGACGTGGAGCGCACCGTCGTCATCACGGGTCACGGGGCCGAGGCGAAGGGCGGCTCCAGCGTCGACATCGCGCTGGCCGCCTACAACGGGACGACGGGCAAGGAGCTGACGGCGCCGCAGGGCTTCGACGGTTCCGCCGCTGCCACCATCCAGGTGAACGACAAGGCGTACGTGCCCGGCCTCGTCCGCGCGGTGGAATGCCTGCCGACCGGGTCGCGCGTCGTGCTCACGGCACCGGCCAAGGACGCCTTCGGCAACCAGGACCTCTCGCAGCTGGGCCTCACCACCAAGGACAGCGTCGTCTTCGTCGCGGACGTGGTCTCGCTGACCCCGACGCGCGCCGACGGCACGCCGGTCGCCCCGACCGCCGGATTCCCGACCGTGAAGCTCAACACCAAGACGGGCGAGCCGGCCATCACCATCCCGAAGGCCGACCCGCCGACGGAGACCAAGATCGCGCTGCTCAAGCAGGGCGACGGCGAGACGGTGCAGCCGGGCGACACGGTGACGGTGCAGTACAAGGGCGTCCTGTGGCGGAACGGCGAGATGTTCGACTCCAGCTGGAGCCGCGGCGCGCCCGCCTCCTTCCAGACCACCGGCGTCGTCGCAGGATTCAAGAAGGCGCTCGAAGGCCAGAAGGTCGGCTCGCAGGTGATCGCGATCGTCCCGCCCGCCGACGGGTACGGCTCGGCGGGCTCCGGAGAGATCAAGGCCACCGACACCATGGTGTTCGTGATCGACATCCTGAAGACCACGCGCTGA
- a CDS encoding ABC transporter permease, protein MTTMMTPTDTTTPPSAARGRRRYKGLGLGVYAFLALAFLLIPIVYTFIFSFNDAIKNNIAWRGFTLRNWTNVCDAAGICDAFMASIIIGIISTVCATVLGTMIAIALMRYRFRFRSQTSLLLFLPMASPEVVLGAGLAAQFLSLGVNKGFGTIIIAHVMFCISFVVVTVKARVASLDPALEEAGRDLYGSPNAVFWRITFPLLLPGILSAALLSFSLSFDDFIITNFNAGAVTTFPMYIYIAASRGIPAQANVIASAVFILTLLVVLVSQLTAAARARRLARQ, encoded by the coding sequence GTGACCACCATGATGACGCCCACCGACACGACGACGCCGCCCAGCGCCGCGCGCGGCCGGCGGCGGTACAAGGGGCTCGGGCTCGGTGTCTACGCCTTCCTCGCCCTCGCGTTCCTGCTGATCCCGATCGTCTACACGTTCATCTTCTCGTTCAACGACGCGATCAAGAACAACATCGCCTGGCGCGGATTCACGCTGCGCAACTGGACCAACGTCTGCGACGCCGCGGGCATCTGTGACGCGTTCATGGCGAGCATCATCATCGGCATCATCTCGACGGTCTGCGCGACCGTGCTGGGCACGATGATCGCCATCGCGCTGATGCGGTACCGGTTCCGGTTCCGCTCGCAGACCAGCCTGCTGCTGTTCCTGCCGATGGCGAGCCCGGAGGTGGTGCTCGGTGCGGGTCTGGCCGCCCAGTTCCTGAGCCTCGGCGTCAACAAGGGCTTCGGCACGATCATCATCGCCCACGTGATGTTCTGCATCAGCTTCGTCGTGGTCACGGTGAAGGCGCGCGTCGCCTCCCTCGACCCCGCGCTGGAGGAGGCGGGCCGCGACCTCTACGGGTCGCCCAACGCCGTCTTCTGGCGGATCACGTTCCCGCTGCTGCTCCCGGGCATCCTGTCGGCCGCGTTGCTGTCGTTCTCGCTGAGCTTCGACGACTTCATCATCACGAACTTCAACGCCGGCGCGGTGACCACGTTCCCGATGTACATCTACATCGCGGCGTCGCGCGGCATCCCCGCGCAGGCCAACGTGATCGCCTCGGCAGTCTTCATCCTGACGCTCCTCGTGGTGCTCGTCTCGCAGCTCACCGCCGCCGCCCGCGCCCGCCGCCTCGCCCGCCAGTAG
- a CDS encoding spermidine/putrescine ABC transporter substrate-binding protein — protein MKPSNLPQDPMIRQLVQSARASQLTRRGLLAGAGAGAAALALAACSTGGASSKPTAAKDQSASDKTLTWANWQAYLDQDDAGKYPTLEAFEKQSGIKVKYDVAVDDNNTYYAKVKDQLALGKDIGADTVCLTDWMIARWIRLGYVQPFDESAIPNKKNLVANLQDVDFDPGRKKSLPWQSGFAGICWNKEKLPSGLRSVDDLWKPELKGKVGVLSEMRDTMGLIMLQQGVDISKDFSDADYEKAIDKITKEVNDGQIRNIKGNSYLNDLKSGDTLAAICWSGDITQLNAEAGDNWEFAIPEAGGTLWSDNFVIPIGSTRKANAEKLIDYYYQPEVAAEVAAWVNYITPVEGAKEEATKIDPSLADNQLIFPDEETLSKVKIFRSLSPAEEQKYQASFQKVILGA, from the coding sequence GTGAAACCGAGCAACCTTCCGCAAGACCCGATGATCCGCCAGCTCGTGCAGTCGGCGCGCGCCTCCCAGCTGACGCGCCGCGGCCTTCTCGCCGGTGCGGGAGCCGGCGCCGCCGCCCTCGCCCTCGCCGCGTGCTCGACCGGTGGCGCATCCAGCAAGCCGACCGCCGCCAAGGACCAGTCCGCCTCCGACAAGACGCTGACCTGGGCCAACTGGCAGGCCTATCTGGACCAGGACGACGCCGGCAAGTACCCCACGCTGGAGGCGTTCGAGAAGCAGAGCGGCATCAAGGTCAAATACGACGTCGCCGTCGACGACAACAACACCTACTACGCCAAGGTGAAGGACCAGCTCGCCCTCGGCAAGGACATCGGCGCCGACACGGTCTGCCTGACGGACTGGATGATCGCGCGCTGGATCCGCCTCGGCTACGTCCAGCCCTTCGACGAGTCGGCCATCCCGAACAAGAAGAACCTCGTCGCCAACCTGCAGGACGTCGACTTCGACCCCGGCCGCAAGAAGTCCCTCCCGTGGCAGAGCGGTTTCGCCGGCATCTGCTGGAACAAGGAGAAGCTGCCCAGCGGCCTGAGGTCGGTCGACGACCTGTGGAAGCCGGAGCTCAAGGGCAAGGTCGGCGTTCTCAGCGAGATGCGCGACACCATGGGCCTGATCATGCTGCAGCAGGGCGTGGACATCTCCAAGGACTTCAGCGACGCCGACTACGAGAAGGCGATCGACAAGATCACCAAAGAGGTGAACGACGGCCAGATCCGCAACATCAAGGGCAACTCGTACCTCAACGACCTTAAGTCCGGCGACACCCTCGCCGCGATCTGCTGGTCGGGCGACATCACCCAGCTGAACGCCGAGGCCGGCGACAACTGGGAGTTCGCCATCCCCGAGGCCGGCGGCACCCTGTGGAGCGACAACTTCGTCATCCCCATCGGTTCGACGCGCAAGGCCAACGCCGAGAAGCTGATCGACTACTACTACCAGCCGGAGGTCGCCGCCGAGGTCGCGGCCTGGGTGAACTACATCACCCCGGTGGAGGGCGCCAAGGAGGAGGCGACGAAGATCGACCCGTCGCTCGCGGACAACCAGCTCATCTTCCCGGACGAGGAGACGCTGTCGAAGGTCAAGATCTTCCGTTCGCTGAGCCCCGCGGAGGAGCAGAAGTATCAGGCGTCGTTCCAGAAAGTGATCCTGGGGGCCTGA
- a CDS encoding zinc-ribbon domain-containing protein: protein MNCRVCGAELAEGTLFCPMCGSSVTSSRLRPPEIADQRPSDTSIISDRLAERPPAPAIAGRFPDQLELDEDGLPPTQAMTIIPVEEAPPLHPVAHRSYTLSFSTGDVVEVSGSGLIGRRPITQPGEHVDQLVVLSDPTRSVSKTHVEFGLEGDELWICDRYSGNGTVAHPLGGVARQCEAGRRYRVTRGTRVEIGDQWFDVS from the coding sequence ATGAACTGTCGCGTGTGCGGAGCAGAGCTGGCCGAAGGCACGCTGTTCTGCCCGATGTGCGGCAGCTCGGTGACCTCCTCGCGGCTGCGCCCGCCGGAGATCGCCGATCAGCGTCCCTCCGACACGTCGATCATCTCCGACCGCCTCGCCGAGCGTCCGCCGGCGCCGGCGATCGCCGGACGCTTCCCCGACCAGCTCGAACTCGACGAGGACGGCCTCCCGCCCACCCAGGCGATGACGATCATCCCCGTGGAGGAGGCGCCGCCGCTCCACCCGGTGGCGCACCGCTCCTACACGCTCAGCTTCTCCACCGGCGACGTCGTCGAGGTGTCCGGCTCCGGGCTGATCGGGCGCCGCCCGATCACGCAGCCGGGGGAGCACGTGGATCAGCTCGTGGTGCTGTCCGACCCGACGCGCAGCGTCTCCAAGACGCACGTGGAGTTCGGGCTCGAGGGCGACGAGCTGTGGATCTGCGACCGCTACTCCGGCAACGGGACGGTCGCGCATCCACTCGGCGGCGTCGCCCGGCAGTGCGAGGCGGGCCGCCGCTACCGCGTGACGCGCGGCACCCGCGTGGAGATCGGCGACCAGTGGTTCGACGTCTCCTGA
- a CDS encoding OsmC family protein yields MKLEHSYAIDLQWTGNRGTGTSGYRDYGRDHVVSTEGKHSIEGSADRVFFGDRDRWNPEELLLAALSQCHMLSYLAEAAGAGVVVVGYTDAATGTMVQTGDGGGHFTEVTLRPRVTVADPAQAELAASLHAPASRKCFIAASVNFPVHHAPELLTLA; encoded by the coding sequence ATGAAGCTCGAGCACTCGTACGCGATCGACCTGCAGTGGACCGGCAACCGGGGGACGGGCACCAGCGGCTACAGGGACTACGGCCGCGACCACGTGGTGAGCACCGAGGGGAAGCACTCGATCGAGGGCTCGGCGGACCGGGTGTTCTTCGGCGACCGCGACCGCTGGAACCCCGAGGAGCTGCTGCTCGCGGCGCTCTCGCAGTGCCACATGCTCAGCTACCTCGCGGAGGCGGCCGGGGCTGGCGTCGTCGTGGTCGGCTACACGGATGCGGCCACGGGCACCATGGTGCAGACGGGCGACGGCGGCGGACACTTCACCGAGGTCACGCTGCGGCCGCGGGTCACGGTCGCCGACCCGGCGCAGGCCGAGCTGGCCGCGTCGCTGCACGCGCCCGCCTCGCGCAAGTGCTTCATCGCGGCGAGCGTGAACTTCCCCGTCCACCACGCCCCGGAGCTCCTCACCCTCGCCTGA
- a CDS encoding ABC transporter permease, whose amino-acid sequence MALAAFTGAPPVQDQEPAVRRKSGIALVLLLPGVLYLVLFFLTPLISLIITSFQAPVVDGDIGQYQTAFQWQNYVDSFSEYWPQIIRSFGYALIATAAALLISYPLAYFIGVTMRGRPLVQNLLMTLVIAPFFISFLLRTLAWKALLSDDGWIASSLKALSILPPDAHITGTPFSVIFGLTYNFIPFMCLPLYSTLERLDTRLLEAGQDLYASPWTTFRKVTVPLSMPGIVSGTLLTFIPAAGDYINASQDFLGAADTSMMGNVIESNFLVLQNYPAAASMSVILMAVILVIVGFYVRRSGTEELL is encoded by the coding sequence ATGGCCCTCGCCGCGTTCACCGGGGCGCCCCCTGTCCAGGACCAGGAGCCCGCGGTCCGCCGCAAGAGCGGGATCGCGCTGGTCCTGCTGCTGCCGGGCGTGCTGTACCTCGTGCTGTTCTTCCTCACACCGCTGATCTCCCTGATCATCACCTCGTTCCAGGCGCCCGTCGTCGACGGGGACATCGGGCAGTACCAGACGGCGTTCCAGTGGCAGAACTACGTCGACTCGTTCTCGGAGTACTGGCCGCAGATCATCCGGTCGTTCGGCTACGCGCTCATCGCGACCGCCGCAGCGCTGCTGATCAGCTACCCGCTCGCGTACTTCATCGGCGTGACGATGCGCGGACGGCCGCTGGTGCAGAACCTGCTGATGACGCTGGTGATCGCCCCGTTCTTCATCAGCTTCCTGCTGCGGACTCTGGCGTGGAAGGCACTGCTCAGCGACGACGGCTGGATCGCCAGCTCGCTGAAGGCCCTGTCCATCCTGCCGCCGGATGCGCACATCACGGGGACGCCGTTCTCGGTGATCTTCGGGCTCACGTACAACTTCATCCCGTTCATGTGCCTGCCGCTGTATTCGACCCTGGAGCGGCTCGACACCCGGCTGCTCGAGGCCGGACAGGACCTCTACGCCAGCCCGTGGACGACCTTCCGCAAGGTCACCGTCCCGCTGTCGATGCCCGGCATCGTGTCGGGGACGCTGCTGACGTTCATCCCCGCCGCCGGCGACTACATCAACGCCTCCCAGGACTTCCTCGGGGCCGCCGACACCTCGATGATGGGCAACGTCATCGAGAGCAACTTCCTGGTGCTGCAGAACTATCCGGCTGCCGCGTCCATGTCCGTGATCCTGATGGCGGTCATCCTCGTCATCGTCGGGTTCTACGTGCGGCGGAGCGGGACGGAGGAGCTCCTGTGA
- a CDS encoding asparaginase, with product MSPEVSVGAEVFSVDESVELAVVERSGFVESRHAGSAVVLGPDGTIVRTLGAPDRPVFPRSSMKPFQAVAVMGAGVPLEGANAVLATASHAGTPAHLSVVRSLLAQAQLTEDALHCPADWPLDTAARDELVRAGEHKHPVFMNCSGKHAAMLLACRVNGWPTESYLDPQHPVQQHIRDTIERLTGEKVVATGVDGCGAPVHAMSLIALARGIQRIATASDGSPFALFRNAALLKNAVLADGWAIDGPGRANTVVIDELGVFAKGGAEGVMVMAAPDGTTVTLKVLDGSLRAASIVALRLLADAGALSHEDVDRVAPKLDLAVLGRGEPVGAIRASYA from the coding sequence GTGAGCCCCGAGGTCTCCGTGGGCGCCGAGGTGTTCTCCGTCGACGAGTCCGTCGAGCTGGCCGTGGTGGAGCGCAGCGGCTTCGTGGAGTCCCGGCACGCCGGCTCCGCGGTGGTGCTCGGTCCCGACGGCACGATCGTGCGCACCCTCGGCGCGCCGGACCGGCCGGTGTTCCCGCGGTCGAGCATGAAGCCGTTCCAGGCGGTCGCCGTGATGGGCGCCGGTGTGCCGCTGGAAGGCGCGAACGCGGTCCTTGCGACCGCGAGCCATGCCGGAACGCCCGCGCACCTCTCCGTCGTGCGGAGTCTGCTCGCGCAGGCCCAGCTCACCGAGGACGCGCTGCACTGCCCGGCCGACTGGCCCCTCGACACGGCGGCGCGCGACGAGCTGGTGCGGGCCGGGGAGCACAAGCACCCCGTGTTCATGAACTGCTCGGGCAAGCACGCCGCCATGCTGTTGGCCTGCCGGGTGAACGGCTGGCCGACCGAGAGCTACCTGGACCCGCAGCATCCCGTGCAGCAGCACATCCGCGACACGATCGAGCGCCTCACCGGGGAGAAGGTCGTCGCGACCGGCGTCGATGGATGCGGTGCTCCCGTGCACGCGATGTCGCTGATCGCGCTCGCCCGCGGCATCCAGCGCATCGCCACCGCGTCGGACGGCTCGCCGTTCGCGCTGTTCCGCAACGCGGCGCTGCTCAAGAACGCGGTGCTCGCCGACGGCTGGGCGATCGACGGCCCGGGACGCGCGAACACCGTCGTGATCGACGAGCTCGGCGTCTTCGCCAAGGGCGGGGCCGAGGGCGTGATGGTCATGGCCGCCCCCGACGGAACGACGGTGACGCTCAAGGTGCTCGACGGCAGCCTGCGCGCCGCCTCGATCGTCGCACTGCGGCTGCTGGCGGACGCCGGAGCGCTCAGCCACGAGGACGTCGACCGCGTCGCCCCGAAGCTCGACCTCGCGGTGCTCGGCCGCGGCGAGCCCGTCGGCGCCATCCGCGCCTCCTACGCCTGA
- a CDS encoding lysophospholipid acyltransferase family protein, which yields MSIDEPDDGVAEVKRPGALYFAGRILMAPLLKLVYRPRVIGKRNVPKHGAVILASNHLSFIDSVVIPMTAPRRVQFLAKSSYFEGTGVKGRVSRAFFTAIGAVGVKRGAGAAAQEALDQAKRIIDTGAAFAIYPEGTRSLDGRLYRGRTGIGWLALTTGAVVVPVGLIGTDQMQPVGARIPKIHRITVSFGQPIDVSTFGPAESGRARRQATDAIMAAIHGLTGQELAGVYNEAPPANTVERVKRALRPERL from the coding sequence ATGAGCATCGACGAACCCGACGATGGCGTCGCCGAGGTGAAGAGGCCCGGCGCGCTGTACTTCGCCGGCCGCATCCTCATGGCGCCGCTGCTGAAGCTGGTCTACCGGCCGCGCGTGATCGGCAAGCGCAACGTCCCGAAGCACGGCGCGGTCATCCTCGCCAGCAACCACCTGTCGTTCATCGACTCGGTGGTGATCCCGATGACGGCTCCGCGGCGCGTGCAGTTCCTCGCGAAGTCGAGCTACTTCGAGGGCACCGGTGTGAAGGGACGCGTCTCGCGCGCGTTCTTCACGGCGATCGGCGCGGTCGGCGTCAAGCGGGGCGCCGGGGCCGCGGCGCAGGAGGCGCTCGACCAGGCCAAGCGCATCATCGACACCGGGGCGGCCTTCGCCATCTACCCCGAGGGGACCCGGTCGCTCGACGGGCGCCTCTACCGCGGTCGCACGGGCATCGGCTGGCTCGCGCTGACCACCGGCGCCGTCGTGGTCCCGGTCGGGTTGATCGGCACGGACCAGATGCAGCCCGTGGGCGCGCGCATCCCGAAGATCCACCGCATCACAGTGAGTTTCGGGCAGCCGATCGACGTGTCGACCTTCGGTCCGGCGGAGTCGGGACGCGCACGGCGCCAGGCGACGGACGCCATCATGGCGGCCATCCACGGGCTCACCGGCCAGGAGCTCGCCGGCGTCTACAACGAGGCGCCGCCCGCCAACACCGTCGAGCGCGTCAAGCGCGCCCTCCGCCCCGAGCGCCTCTGA